One stretch of Daphnia pulicaria isolate SC F1-1A chromosome 6, SC_F0-13Bv2, whole genome shotgun sequence DNA includes these proteins:
- the LOC124342239 gene encoding uncharacterized protein LOC124342239, with protein sequence MASKKRGLPSTLATTNSFATVKFHLPADTSQLDIAPLEWIKKKGNKSTCYWPDEDVAENATALVNLITNKRAVVDKENWTVLNVTIIAKFDTYKGAQDQFKNAIDGEQVVSTDIEKKRKRLTH encoded by the exons ATGGCATCGAAGAAGCGTGGTTTGCCTTCAACTCTTGCCACAACAAAC TCTTTTGCCACAGTCAAATTCCATTTACCTGCTGACACGAGTCAGCTTGATATTGCCCCTTTGGAGTGGATCAAGAAGAAGGGGAATAAATCCACATGTTATTGGCCAGATGAAGATGTAGCAGAGAATGCTACTGCATTGGTAAATTTGATAACAAATAAGAGAGCTGTTGTTGATAAAGAAAATTGGACGGTATTGAATGTAACAATAATAGCTAAGTTTG ACACTTACAAAGGAGCACAAGACCAATTTAAGAATGCAATTGATGGTGAACAGGTGGTTAGCACtgatattgaaaaaaagaggaagaggtTAACGCACTGA
- the LOC124342148 gene encoding transcription factor IIIB 90 kDa subunit-like, which yields MFNLNIPSVDPCLYVIRYANRMSFGDKTHEVSRSALRLVQRMKRDWIHTGRRPSGLCGAALLISAQFHGFNRAVIDVIKEVKVHENTVRKRMQEFGETASSILTFEEFMQVELEEEHDPPAFLKSRKKDRIDEIQEESTEEMVELEKEINRQIALSLAKKRGPYAKYAKEALAAPYSPIAGPSRTISPSTDPEIEDVIADMTMTAVKECLTPTEAATVDANSLPTARKTTSDTDESILMPPPGPTYLQLRHHLRPSLASLGIFSRSVEKEELSKQDEAPPDSGKLNLEGIDDSEMDSYIETDDEAKMSSDMWMAINGELMKELEVVELIGDDTNEIFDDCEKGKTSDKHQSKRSNETSEVSSLSSLNGEKDVQSL from the exons ATGTTTAATCTGAATATTCCATCAGTTG ATCCTTGTTTGTACGTGATTCGCTACGCTAATCGAATGAGCTTTGGTGATAAGACTCACGAAGTGTCCAGGTCTGCCTTACGACTTGTGCAGCGGATGAAACGCGATTGGATTCATACTGGTCGACGTCCATCTGGGCTCTGTGGGGCGGCGCTGCTGATTTCTGCCCAATTTCATGGCTTTAATCGGGCTGTGATTGATGTCATCAAAGAGGTGAAAGTCCATGAGAACACGGTCCGAAAGCGCATGCAAGAATTCGGTGAGACTGCGTCGAGCATTTTGACTTTCGAAGAGTTTATGCAAGTGGAATTGGAAGAAGAACACGATCCGCCGGCCTTCCTCAAATCTCGGAAAAAAGACAGGATTGACGAAATTCAGGAAGAG TCGACAGAAGAGATGGTTGAACTGGAGAAAGAGATCAACCGGCAGATTGCCTTGAGCCTAGCGAAGAAACGAGGTCCTTATGCAAAATACGCCAAAG AGGCCCTAGCGGCTCCATACTCACCTATCGCCGGCCCCAGCAGGACAATTAGTCCATCCACCGATCCTGAAATTGAAGACGTCATCGCCGACATGACGATGACAGCCGTCAAGGAATGCCTTACTCCTACCGAAGCTGCCACCGTTGATGCCAACTCCTTACCCACTGCCCGAAAAACTACTTCCGATACAGACGAATCTATTTTGATGCCTCCACCTGGCCCCACGTACCTTCAACTACGCCATCATCTCA GGCCTTCATTAGCCAGTTTGGGTATTTTCTCGAGATCCGTGGAAAAGGAAGAACTCAGCAAACAAGACGAGGCTCCACCCGACTcgggaaaattgaatttggaagGAATAGATGACTCAGAAATGGACTCGTACATTGAAACGGATGACGAGGCAAAGATGAGTAGTGACATGTGGATGGCTATCAACGGGGAATTGATGAAAGAATTGGAAG TTGTTGAACTTATTGGTGACGACACTAATGAAA TTTTTGACGACtgtgaaaaaggaaagactTCTGACAAACATCAAAGCAAAAGATCCAACGAGACTTCTGAGGTGTCATCGCTTTCGTCGTTGAATGGAGAAAAAGATGTTCAGAGTCTTTGA